A genomic segment from Equus przewalskii isolate Varuska chromosome X, EquPr2, whole genome shotgun sequence encodes:
- the LOC139080887 gene encoding EKC/KEOPS complex subunit LAGE3-like: MQAADGDDDNDGAGGAVGGSEDLSSQHSPRAPDCQDSSGCLEGQGGSEGAVDEAAIALLRGEQALHIPGPGGDAATVAAEMARRALAPETQRHQQAVQKECAVNGSVLAVWTAEDPGLLQISINSFLDQLALVVGSIQHFGLPPPLSLG, from the exons ATGCAAGCAGCAGACGGCGACGACGACAACGACGGCGCGGGTGGCGCCGTGGGCGGTTCAGAAGACCTGAGCAGCCAGCATAGCCCCCGAGCTCCCGACTGCCAGGACAGCTCAGGCTGCCTTGAAGGCCAGGGTGGCAGCGAAGGAGCAGTGGACGAAGCAGCCATTGCTCTTCTCCGGGGTGAGCAGGCACTGCATATCCCCGGACCTGGTGGAGATGCAGCAACCGTGGCT GCAGAGATGGCCCGCAGGGCCTTGGCCCCAGAAACCCAACGCCACCAGCAGGCGGTTCAGAAGGAGTGCGCCGTGAACGGCAGCGTCCTGGCTGT ATGGACTGCTGAAGACCCTGGCCTCCTCCAGATTTCCATCAACTCCTTCCTGGACCAGCTTGCCCTGGTGGTGGGGAGCATTCAGCACTTTGGACTCCCACCTCCGCTTAGCTTAGGCTGA